The sequence CCCATACAACACCGCGGCCACTCTGTCCTGGACCGTGACCAACGCTACTTCCTGCAATGCTTCCGGCGATTGGTCGGGAGCAAAATCTGCTGCCGGGGGCTTTGAATCAACAGGCAACCTCACCAGCTCAAAGACTTACAACATTACCTGCACCGGACCAGGCGGAACTGCTTCTGATTCGGTCGGAGCCACTGTTCAGATTTTGCCGCCGACTGTCGATATCAAAGCCAATAACCTTAATGGCCCGATTACCATCAGCTATAACACTTCAGCTCTTTTGAGCTGGACAACGACAAATAATCCGACTAGCTGCGTGGCTTCAGGAAGTTGGTTTGGCTCAAAATCAGTGCCTACAGGCTCAGAATCCACTGGCAACTTAACCGCAACCCAAAACAATTACGTTCTTACCTGCAGCAATACTGCCGGCTCCCATTCAGACAGCGTCCTGGTCCAGGTTCTCTACTGCTTGGCCGCGCCGCCCGGTCCTCCACTCTAAAATCTTGAAATAACAAATTAAACATAAAACCATGAACAAAAAAACTTTATCAATTTTCTGGGTTCTGTTGTCAGTCCTTGGTGCAGGCATTGTTTTGCTTCCAACGGAAGCTAAGGCAGAGACAAGGTTCAATATGATGGCAGGCGACTACGAACTCCTGAAAATGAAGAACGAGACTCAAGGAACTGCCAGTTGGACGGACCCGGTTTCGGCCAATGCCGGAGACTATGTCAGGTTTAACGTTTATTACCACTGCGGCACCGATGGCCCTAATATCCCTTCCCAAAAGGCCCAGAATACGACTGTCCGTCTTACTTTTCCGGTACCAGCCCAAACAACTATTTCCACGAGCGCCCAGATTTCTTCTGCCAATGTCAGCGGCGCCAGCGACACTGGAGTTGTCAACGCTTCCTCGGCCCAGAGGCTCGTCTTTGACGGCACGGCCAAGTGGTACAGGGACAATAACCAGACTGTCAGCGACCTGACGGTAACCCAGGGAGCAGATTATGCTGAAGTCAACCTCGGCGAGCTCACCTGCGATTCTCTCAACTGCTTTACCAATGCCGGTTATGTCATTTTCCGGGGAAGATTATCGACGACTCTGCCTCCAACGGTTGACCTGAAAGCCAATGGCATGGACGGTTCCATCTCGATTAACTACAATACTGCCGCCACTCTGTCCTGGACTTCAACCAATGCCACTTCCTGCTATGCCACTGACACTGCCTGGCAGGGCAATAAATCCACGTCTGGCTCTGAATCAACCGGAAATTTACTGTCCGCAAGAACCTATATTATTACCTGCGCCGGCGCCGGGGGAACTGCTTCAGACAGCGTTACTGTTTTGGTCAATTCGCCCCAGCAAGCGCTCTATGCGGCTTTAGAAGCGATTCCCAACACCGGAAACGCTCCTTTAAACGGAGTTGACTTGAGAGCAACGGTCACCGGCACGGCTACGGGAACGATTAATTATAAGTTTGACTGCACTTCAGACGGCACCTGGGACCACACTTTTTACGGCATCAGCGATAACCCGAAAACCGTAGTTGACGCCTGCAATTACCAGAATCAGGGAAGCTATGTCGCCAAAGTCAGGGTCGAGCGGGGAACAGCCAATCCGGCTGAAGCGACGGCAGTAGTTGTCGTCGGCTCCGTGTCCCAGGACGTTAATATTGTCAAATTAGCGAGGAATTTGAGCGATAACACCGGCTTTGCCGAAGAGGCGACCTCTGATCCCGGCGAAGTGATTGAGTTTAGGATTCTTGTCACTTCAACTTCTGGCAGCCAGATTTCCAATTTAACCGTTAAGGATACCTTGCCCGAAAAAATGAGCTATTATGGAGGCTTAAAGATTGACGGCGCCGAGGTTTCCGGGAATGTCTTGACAGGGTTGGACATCGGCAGCCTTAACCCTCAGCAAACAAAGACGGTCATCTTCCAAGCGGTGGTGGCCAATGCTTCAAATTTTTCTTATGGAACGACCGAGCTGGTCAATACCGCCTTGGTTTACAACACCAGCGTTGCCAGGACCGACACCGCTAAAGTTCAGGTGACAAAGACCGAAGTCAAGGGAGCGACCGACGTTCCCACCGGCATTCTCGATTCGGCCAAGCTTTCTTTATTGCTCTCTGGTTTAGCCACTCTTTTGCTGACCTACTTTCTGCTCTTGAGATTTTATGTCAGCAAGAAAGCCTATGCTTGGGGAATCAACGACGTTTTGGAATCGGCCAAAGAGAAGGTGAGGCAATCTTTGCCCAAAGAACCGGCTCAAAAGAGCGAGGAAAGACTGGCAAAAATGATCGAGAAGATAAGAGAAAAGGAAAAATAAGAGATTTTCTCCAATAGAATGGAGGACAAGAGTCCCGCTTCCAGCGGGATTTTTGTCTGTTTATGCCCTTGACAAAATAGAAACATAGTGTATAATAGAAGATGTAGAAAACAGAATATCGCTTTGGCGAAACTTGGGAGAGAGCGCTAAAGCGAATTATTAGAAATCTGATTTATAATAATTAACCGCAGAAACGGCTCTCCCATAGAGAGTCGTTTCTGTTTTTTTCCCCATCCCTCTCTTTGAAAACGTGGGCCTGTAGCTTAACAGGCAGAGCGCTCGGCTCCAAACCGAGAGGTTGCAGGTTAAAGTCCTGCCAGACCCGCCATGAGCCCCGGCCTGCAAGTAATAATTGCAGGCGACGAGGAGACCGGATTCCGAACGCCTTTGGCGTGGGTCGGTCCGCCAACTCGAGACAGGACTCGAGCGGGCTCACCAACAATTCCGGGCGCCGCAGAAAAACTTTTGCGGCACCCGATAAATTGTTTGATTCGGCTTTTCTTTCAAGCCCGCGCAAAAACGAGTTTGAAAGAGAAGCTGTAGTTCTTTGAAAAAATATCCAAAGGATTCAAGCGAGGAGATAAACACATATCGCCAGATGCGGCCAAGAAATTTATCGCCGCAAAAAAGTCCAAAGATTAAATATCTTATAGACATATCTCTTCGCTTGAGCTCTTTGAGAAAACAGTCAAGTTTATTTATTGGACATGCGATGTCCTATAACTTGCGGAAGGTAACTTGGAGAGAAAGTTTTTGTCTCCAGCTTGCCTTTCGCAAGAATGGTACAGTGAGGACTTGGCGGGGTGAAAGGCCTGCCAAAAAACAAAGGAGGTGGAATAATGGCCACCAATAAGTTCGTTGTCGCCGGCCCTCCCCATAGCGGCAAGTCCGTTTTCTTGGCGGGTTTATGTGAGAACCTTCCAAGGGACTCCCGCTACCTGTTCCGGGCTTGCCCGGACGGAGAGGGAACCTGGCTCCAAAACCACTACGATCGCCCCGACGTGGTGGCTCTGCGCCGCAAGGGGCAGTTCATCAAGGAGATGGTGGATTGGTACAGTCGGTCTTTGGCCGATTGTGTCATGGCCCCCATTATTCTGGTGGACATTGGCGGCAGGCCTTCGGAGGAGAACCGCCGTATTCTTTCCGAGGGTCAAGTGAATTACGGCATCATTCTTGCCGGTGATCTCGAAAGAGTTCCCGAATGGGAAACTTTCCTTGAGAGCTGCGGAGTGACGGTCATTGCCGTCGTCCGTAGCGATTACACCGGTGAGGCGGATTCCATCCAGCGGCATTTGCCCCGGTTGGAGGGATCAGTTCACTTTTTGGAGCGGGGCGATGTCACAGTTTCGACACGGCCGGTAATTCAGGCCGTGGCGGAATTGATTCTTGGGCTGGTGGCCAGCCCATCCGAAAAGAAGGAGGAAAAAATGGCTACTATCGTTATCTCCGCCCTTGCGGCGGAAATTGGCAAGGTCGAAGTGGAGCGCACCTTGCCGAATGGCGTCGTTGTACGCCAGATCGTTTGGGAGGGCAGCGACCTCCCGGCGATCGCTGGCCTGCTCCACAACCAGTCAGCCGAAATGGCCGACCCCGTGGACATTGATGGGGCCGCTCCTGCTTGGTTGACCGCGGCACTCGCGCATGAGTGCCACCCGCGCTCGGTGCGACTAAATAGCCCAGATGGCTTCATTGCCGTGGGCTGCCGTCGGCCTAAGGGCGAGGGCGCTGGGTGCGGTTGGACTCGCATCGAGATCGGTACGGCCGGTGACGGTCGCAAGCTGATCAAGGTCGAGTTTCAGCTTGACCCCAGTATTCCGTTAGCCCCAGCCGCGCTGGGGACGATTACTCCGCCTGAAGTTGAAATGGCGGATGTGGTCGTGTTGTCGGGCCGTGGCCCGAACTGGCTGACTGCCAGTATTGCCATGGCCTATCACGGTCGCGCTGCCGCGGTTGCCTGTTGGCAGCCGGGAACCGGCGCTACCATCGCCTGGACTCACGTCCAGGACGTGCCGCTCGGGCACGTTTTCCATATCTAATCTAGACCGAGATGTCTGGCACAAGGCAGTAAGTTCGCCAAAAGCGAACACGGCTCCTCCGGCAGTTTAGCGGGAGGACTGCGATAAGCAGTTGCTCGTAGTTGTTAGAAGCCCCGAAACGAGCGTGAAAAACTAGGGGATTAAAAGTTGTTCTTCCCGGCCTTTCCCATCCTCAAAAATAAAGTTTAAGAGGAGCGATCTAATGATCGTAAGGGAAGCGGTAAATTTACCGTATCGGAAGGGAAGCCGCGACTAACGCGGTTGTTGAGATATCTACTTCTCCTATAATCCCGATACTCAACGTAAAAACCACGGGGCTGAGGAGATAGCACTTTATTGGCGGAATTATTTCCGTAATTATTCAAGGCGCGACCCTTGCTGTCGCGCCCTCATCCGAACTCATTACTTTAGAGTAGTGGGTTGAGACGAGGAATTAAGTTCGTTGAAAATTAAATAATTTCACAATATTCATATGGTTCGAAAGGAGGTAGGAAATGTCTCAAGTTTTAGAAATTGTCCGTTGGAATACGGACAGAGGATTTGGGTTTATTCGTATTAACGGGCAAGATTATTTTCTGCACGTTACGGCGATAGAACCCCGCCAGCCGCGCGGCGTGGATCTCCGCGGTCAAAAAATAGAGATTCATAAGATCGTGGTAGACGATCGCGGTCCAAAAATCACCTCGGCCACTTTGTGGTCAGAGGTGAAATCCGCACGGGCGAGGGATTTTTCGCTCTCTCACCATGAATGGTGGCCGTTTTCCGAGGTCATCCAAGCGGATATCGTCGATCAGGATCCGACTAGTTGGGATGTGCGCGCCAGCACGGTTTTTGAGCGAGAGTATGAAGCGCTTAAAAAACGTGCAGATGGCTTTGTGTGTTTTGGTTTAACCACCGATCTTAGCTTTGCGCATACGCGTGAATGCTTTGATGGTGGTCGGCGTCCCCCGGAGTTGTGCGATTTCGTGGAGCGGCTGGCTCGTCATGTTGAGATTTTTGAAAAACACGGCGCATTGATTTTCAAGGCAGCGCAGCTCGCTGAGGAAATAGGGCCAGCCGTTATCAATCGTGGCGTGAGCATTTCCCGCGATCTGGATTTGGGGGTTAGTGAAGAAAAATTACTTCAGAGAGCGGTCGCTGAGCCAGCGGAACGTCGCGAACGCACGGAAAAATTGGCTCGATTGCGCGAAAAGTATTCTTGGTTGTTGGAGGAAGATCCTTCCGACAGCGAGATGCTTCGTCGTGTAATCAACCATTTTTCTATCCTTGCTCGGCCTGATGAAGTTGTGCCGTATTGCGACATATACGGACGACAAGGATGGTCCTGCTGGAAGAAATTACCATTTCCGGTAAAGGATGCTTGGGAGAATGATGTGGAAGTGGATTCCGTCATGATCCCGATTTCCCTTGTTATTGTGGATGCCAGCCAGGGGATAGTGGTCGGTTTTCATAACGAGGATGAGCGCCAAGAGCTTCTTCAAAAGGAAATGACATTCCTTGTTCCTCAGAACCAGGAAGAGTATGAAGAAGTTTTATGGCTGCTTCAGGTGGTAGGGGTATATGATGTCAATGATTTCCGGAATACGCCAGTCCTTATGGCGTTGTATCCGGTAAACGACTGATTCCTCGGCGTTTCAAATACCTTCTGGACCATAGCGTACTAGCCCAAGACATCCTAAATCTTGGGAAGGAAGCGTGCAGAAAAGAAGGTTATAAAAGTAGAGAAGCGATTTTCTAACAAAATAAGGACGGCCCGGTAGCCCCAAACTACCGAATTAACTGGTAACGGTTAATTAACCAATTTTGGTTGGAGAACGCCTTTGAAGAAATCGATATCTACATCAAAAGTTGCAGTTCTGCTGCAACAAGGGGTGGTGAAGCGCACTTCACCCCTTTTTCTGAATCCATTACTTGAAAATAATAGATTCAGAAAAGGGAAAAGTTTTAAAAATATTATCTTGGAAGCGGCTCCGGCCCGTCCTTAGTCAATTACCGCAACCCAGCACTTTTAGTGCCGGGGGAAATCTCTCTCCTCTGCGGTGATCGTATTGGACCGACCGGAACCATTCCCCGGATAACTATTCCGAAAAGAGTTCTGCGCCAGCAGGGCTTTTTTGGTTTGTTTAAACTTGTTTTTATCGGTATAATATATCAAATAACAGCAAGAATTATGGTTTACGATTTGATTATTATCGGCGGGGGGCCGGCTGGGATCACGGCCGGGATTTATGGAGCAAGAAAGGTGTTAAAAACTTTGTTATTGACCAAGGATTTTGTCGGCCAGATCGGCAGGACAGATTCCATTGAGAACTATCCGGGGTTTTTGGAAATCGGCGGCATTGACCTGTCAAAAAAATTCAGGGAACACCTGAAAAAGTTTTCTATTGAAATTAAAGAGGGAAGCGAAGTTAAATCGCTTTCAAAACCCGACCGCGTTTTTAAAGTAGAAACAACCAAGGGAGAAGCTTTTGAAGCCAAGACTGTGGTTGTCGCTTCTGGGAGAAATCCGAGGCCCTTGAAGGTACCCGGAGAGCAGAGGCTTGAAGGGAGAGGAGTGTCTTTTTGCGGCACTTGCGACGCCCCGTTTTTTAAGGGAAAAACCGTGGCAGTTGTCGGCGGGGGCAACGCGGCCCTGGAAACGGTTTTGGACCTTTTGCCTTTTGCCACAGAAATCTATGTCTTAGAAATCAGCTCTCGTTTGGCTGCCGACGAAATCAACCAGCAAAGAGTCGGGGAATCAGGAAAAGCGGAAATCATTTTGAGAGCGCAAGTTCTTGAAATCAAAGGGGAGAATGCGGTAGAAAAGCTGGTTTACCGCGACTTAACCAATAATCAAGAGAAGGAGCTGACGGCGCAGGGGGTTTTCATTGAAATCGGCTCTTTGCCTGCCACGGATTTTCTAAAAGATCTGGTTGACTTTAACAAGGCGGGCGAGATTGCTATTGATCCTTTGACTTGCGCGACAAAAACACCCGGGCTTTTTGCCGCCGGCGACGTCACCGATATCAAGTATAAACAGATAGTGGTCGCGGCCGGCGAAGGGGCCAAAGCCGCTCTTTCCGCCTATAATTATCTTCAGAATCCATAATGATGAAGTTTCAGGGAGCGAAAATCGAATCGGTCAAAGCAAGAACCATTCTTGATTCTCGGGGAGAGCCGACAGTTGAGGCGGAAATCCAGGTTTTAGGCATGAAAGTTTCAGCTTCTGTGCCTTCGGGAACTTCGGTGGGAAAATACGAAGCGCCGGTCCTTATTCCGGCAAAAGCGGTTTTAAAGATCAACAGCCTGGCAAAAGACATTTGCCGGATGGATTTTGCTTCTCAGGCGTGGTTTGACCTCTGGCTGAAAAGCCGTTCTGCTTTTGCCAATGTCACCCTGCCTTTGTCCATTGCTTTTAGCCGGATTTTCGAAACCTTGCCAAAACCCAAAAGCAAGAAACTTCCCCAATTGATGGTTTTGGCTTTTGAGGGCGGAGTCCACGGCGACTCCCGCTTAAAGATCCAGGAAATCTTGATGGTGGCAAAAACTGTCAGCCGGGCCAAAGCGCTTTACCAGGGACTCAAAAAGCTGTTGGAAAAAAAGGGGATTGACACCGACGTCGGCCTCGAAGGCGGGTTTTCTCCCAACGACATTTCCGATAGGCAGGCTTTGGAGATTCTGGCAGGATTCCTGGGGAAGAAAGCCAAGATCGGCCTGGATTTTGGCGGAGCCTATTTCAAGGGGCAGAAAGGGGAGCAGGAAGCTTTGCTAAAAGAGTTTTCTCTTTTTTCGGTTGAAGATCCTTTTGGCGAAGACGATTACCAGTTGTGGCAGGAGTTTTTTAAGAAATTTGCCGAAAAATACCTGATAGTCGGAGATGACCTGGTTGCGACCAATGTCAAGAGATTAAGAAAAGCTTTAAAACTGAAACTGATTAAGGCGGTTATCGTCAAGCCCAACCAGATCGGCACGATTTCGGAAACTCTGGATTTCGTCAAAGAAGCGAGGAAGGCGGGTTTGAAAATCATTGTTTCCCATAGGTCTGGAGAAACGAACGATCCTTTTATCAGCGATTTCGCCGTGGCGGTCAATGCCGATTTTGTTAAGTTCGGGGGCATGGCTCGGGGCGAGAGAATCGCCAAATACAATCGTCTGATCGAGTTGTCGACTGGAAAGTAAATCGGATACCTCTAAATATGATAAAATTAACAAGTAGCAAAAATATGCAAAGAACTCTTATTTCGGAAACGATTAACAGTATCGGCCAAAAAGTGAAAGTGGCAGGCTGGATCCAGGTTAAAAGAGACCATGGCAAAATGGTGTTTTGCGATTTATGGGATAGGAGCGGCGTTCTCCAGATCGTGGGAGGAGAAAACCTTTCCTCTTTAAAGCCGCAAGACGTGGTTGAAGTAACGGGCATAGTCAGAGAGCGTCCGGCAAAAGACGTTAACGAAAAAATCCCCACCGGTAAGATTGAGCTTGGCGTCGAAGAAGCAATAATGCTTTCTAAGGCGGCTGATCTCCCTTTTGACATGGGGCAGGAGAGTTTAAACGTTGATTTGCCGAACCTTCTTGACTGGCGGGCCTTGAGTTTGCGCCATCCGAAAGTCAAAGCGATTTTTAAGGTTCAAGAAACGATTATTCAGGCCTTTCGCGAGGTTTTAAAACAAGACGGTTTTACCGAGATTCAGGCGCCGACGATTGTGCCGACTGTCACCGAGGGGGGAGCCGAAGTCTTTAAAGTCAAGTATTTCGACAAAGACGCTTTTTTGGGCCAGTCACCGCAATTGTACAAACAAATTATGGTCGGCGCATTTGAAAGAGTCTTTACTTTAGCCCATGCTTATCGGGCCGAGCCGTCGGTAACCACGCGCCACTTGACCGAGTATCTAAGTTTAGACGCGGAAATGGGCTTTGTCGACTCGTTCGCAGAGATTATGGAGGAAGTGGAAAGGGTGGTAAGGCATATTTTTCAAAAACTGAATAAAGAAAGAAGCGAGGAATTAAAACTTTTTGGGGCGTCAATGCCGCAGCTACCAGCCAAAATCCCTTGCTTGAAAATGCGCGAGGCCCAGCAAATTATTTTTGAAAGAACCGGTCGCGACAACCGTCGAGAGCCGGACTTAGAGCCAGAAGATGAAAAAGAAATCTGCCGCTATGCCCTTGAAAAATACGGCTCAGAGCTGATTTTTATCACCCATTACCCGACTAAAAAGAGGCCGTTTTACACCTACCCTGACCCAAAAGACCCGGAATACACCTGCAGTTTTGATCTTTTGGGCCGGGGCCTGGAGTGGGTGACTGGCGGGCAAAGAATCAATGATCATCAGACGCTTTTAGAGAACACTAAAAAGTGGGGCAATGATCCCGCAGATTTTGAGCTTTATTTGCAGGCCTTTAAATTCGGCATGCCGCCTGAGGGCGGATTCGCCCTAGGGGCCGAAAGGATTACTATGCAGGTTTTGGGCCTGAATAATATTCGGGAAGCGGCGCTTTTCCCGCGCGACATGGAAAGAATTGACCAAAGGTTATCGGTTTTAAGAAAAGCAAAAAAATGAAAGGACTTAATTTTTTTACAATCGGTTTGGGTTTCAGCCTGATTTTCACTCTTATTGTCAACGGCGCCGAAAGCGAGTTGGAAGTTTTTTTAATGAATAACGTTTATTTCCCCCAGACTGTTTTCCTGGCCCAGGCGCCAGGAGACATACTTGCGAAAAAAACTTCTTTTGATCCTGGCATTGAAGCTAAAAGCGCCCTGGTCGTCAAGATTGACGATAACGGCCGGCAAACGGTTCTTTTTGACAAGAATTCCGGCCAGAAGCTGCAGATCGCTTCTTTGACCAAATTAATGACAGCTCTCGTTTCTTTGGAAACCCAGCCGCTTTCAGAAAAGATCGAGATCACTCCGGAGATAGTTTCCCAGGAAGGTGAAAGCAGTTTGAAAATAGGGGAGAAGATTGCCGTCAAAGAGCTCATGAAAATGGCCATAGTTGAGTCGAGCAACGATGCTGCCGACGCCTTGGCCGAAATTTACGGCCGGGAGAACTTTGTCAATTTGATGAATTTCAAGGCAAAAGAAATAGGATTGAGATCAACCAATTTTTCGACCCCGACCGGCCTCGAAGCCTACAATAATTTTTCTACGGCAAGGGACGTCGCCAATCTGACAATTTTCATCTTAAAAAAATACCCCCTGATTTTGAATATTTCCGCCCAGGCCTCAATTATCATTTTGAGCGAGAATGAAGAGGTTCACCATCGGGCTTTCAATACCAACGAGTTGCTGACGTCGTTTGAGGAAATCGCAGATCTTGAGATTGTCGGCGGCAAGACCGGCTATACCGATGAATCCGGAGGCTGTATTATTCTGGTTTTGAGGGACGGCGACAATTATTTTGTCAACGTCATTCTCGGAGCCGGTTCCAGGGAAACTCGCTTTTCTGAAATGAAAAAGTTAATCGAGGCTTTCAACTGAAATGAGATTTTCCGGTCTTTCTTTCGACGTCATCAAAATTCTGGCTCTGGGGACTTTTGCCTTTATTTTCGCTTTTTTGCTGGCTGGCCCTTTAATCAAATTTCTGTATAAACACAGGATGTGGCGTAAAGAGGTGAGAACCAAGGCGATTGACGGAGGCGACGTTCCTTTTTTCCAAAAGTTTCATGCCGACGGGGAAGTCCGCACCCCTAGATTCGGGGGAGCTCTGATTCCCCTGACTGCTGTTTTTCTCATTTTTATCTTCTTTATTCTTTCTCAGATTACCGACATTGAGATCTTTGACAAATTCAATTTCTTGAGCCGCAGCCAAACCTGGCTGCCATTATTCGCCCTGGTCGCTGCTTCCTTGCTCGGATTGGCTGATGACTTGCTTCAGGTTTACGGAAAAGGCAAATACATCGGCGGCGGCTTGAGCTTGTTTTACCGTTTGGCAACCGTGTTTTTAATCGGTTTAATCGGTGCCTGGTGGTTTTACTTTAAGCTTAACTGGCACACTTTGCACATTCCTGGGCTTGGGAATCTTGAAATTGATGGCCTCTACCTGCCGCTTTTCGTGGTGACGATGATGGCGGTTTATTCGGGCGGGGTCATTGACGGCTTGGACGGCCTTTCGGGCGGGGTTTTTGCCACGATTTTCGCCAGTTTTACCACCATTGCCCTTTTTCAGCACCAAACCGATTTGGCCGCTTTTTTGACCGTGATTTTAGGCGGCCTGATGGCTTTTCTCTGGTACAATATTCCGCCCGCCAAGTTTTATATGGGAGAAACCGGCATTTTGGGCTTGACCGCCACTCTGACCGTGGTTGCTTTTTTGACGGATTCGGTT is a genomic window of bacterium containing:
- a CDS encoding FAD-dependent oxidoreductase yields the protein MVYDLIIIGGGPAGITAGIYGARKVLKTLLLTKDFVGQIGRTDSIENYPGFLEIGGIDLSKKFREHLKKFSIEIKEGSEVKSLSKPDRVFKVETTKGEAFEAKTVVVASGRNPRPLKVPGEQRLEGRGVSFCGTCDAPFFKGKTVAVVGGGNAALETVLDLLPFATEIYVLEISSRLAADEINQQRVGESGKAEIILRAQVLEIKGENAVEKLVYRDLTNNQEKELTAQGVFIEIGSLPATDFLKDLVDFNKAGEIAIDPLTCATKTPGLFAAGDVTDIKYKQIVVAAGEGAKAALSAYNYLQNP
- a CDS encoding serine hydrolase — translated: MKGLNFFTIGLGFSLIFTLIVNGAESELEVFLMNNVYFPQTVFLAQAPGDILAKKTSFDPGIEAKSALVVKIDDNGRQTVLFDKNSGQKLQIASLTKLMTALVSLETQPLSEKIEITPEIVSQEGESSLKIGEKIAVKELMKMAIVESSNDAADALAEIYGRENFVNLMNFKAKEIGLRSTNFSTPTGLEAYNNFSTARDVANLTIFILKKYPLILNISAQASIIILSENEEVHHRAFNTNELLTSFEEIADLEIVGGKTGYTDESGGCIILVLRDGDNYFVNVILGAGSRETRFSEMKKLIEAFN
- a CDS encoding CRISPR-associated protein Csx3, which encodes MATNKFVVAGPPHSGKSVFLAGLCENLPRDSRYLFRACPDGEGTWLQNHYDRPDVVALRRKGQFIKEMVDWYSRSLADCVMAPIILVDIGGRPSEENRRILSEGQVNYGIILAGDLERVPEWETFLESCGVTVIAVVRSDYTGEADSIQRHLPRLEGSVHFLERGDVTVSTRPVIQAVAELILGLVASPSEKKEEKMATIVISALAAEIGKVEVERTLPNGVVVRQIVWEGSDLPAIAGLLHNQSAEMADPVDIDGAAPAWLTAALAHECHPRSVRLNSPDGFIAVGCRRPKGEGAGCGWTRIEIGTAGDGRKLIKVEFQLDPSIPLAPAALGTITPPEVEMADVVVLSGRGPNWLTASIAMAYHGRAAAVACWQPGTGATIAWTHVQDVPLGHVFHI
- the aspS gene encoding aspartate--tRNA(Asn) ligase; its protein translation is MQRTLISETINSIGQKVKVAGWIQVKRDHGKMVFCDLWDRSGVLQIVGGENLSSLKPQDVVEVTGIVRERPAKDVNEKIPTGKIELGVEEAIMLSKAADLPFDMGQESLNVDLPNLLDWRALSLRHPKVKAIFKVQETIIQAFREVLKQDGFTEIQAPTIVPTVTEGGAEVFKVKYFDKDAFLGQSPQLYKQIMVGAFERVFTLAHAYRAEPSVTTRHLTEYLSLDAEMGFVDSFAEIMEEVERVVRHIFQKLNKERSEELKLFGASMPQLPAKIPCLKMREAQQIIFERTGRDNRREPDLEPEDEKEICRYALEKYGSELIFITHYPTKKRPFYTYPDPKDPEYTCSFDLLGRGLEWVTGGQRINDHQTLLENTKKWGNDPADFELYLQAFKFGMPPEGGFALGAERITMQVLGLNNIREAALFPRDMERIDQRLSVLRKAKK